A stretch of the Paramormyrops kingsleyae isolate MSU_618 chromosome 16, PKINGS_0.4, whole genome shotgun sequence genome encodes the following:
- the inhbb gene encoding inhibin beta B chain, with product MGRYMLRVVCIVACVLSACCTPAPGTDTKATSRDTCASCGVAQPEEPGRLDGDFLEAVKRHILNRLQMRERPNITQPIPKAAMVTALKKLHAGKVRDDGRVEIPTLDGHAAFTNEVPEETSEIISFAESDVTQSPQAGLYFLISNEGNQNLYVTQANLWLYFKVLPSSPEKGLRRKVAVKVHRREPGAAGTRTLVEKRVELKRSGWHTFPLTDSVREAFSTGDRRQDLEVQCEACQASGVLPALVNPSDESHRPFLVVQARQADGKHRIRKRGLECDGSSSLCCRQQFYIDFRLIGWNDWIIAPSGYFGNYCEGNCPAYMAGVPGSASSFHTAVVNQYRMRGMSPGSMNSCCIPTKLSTMSMLYFDDEYNIVKRDVPNMIVEECGCA from the exons ATGGGAAGATACATGCTGCGAGTGGTTTGCATCGTGGCTTGCGTACTTTCCGCTTGCTGCACACCGGCGCCGGGGACCGACACCAAAGCGACATCCCGGGATACGTGCGCGTCCTGCGGCGTCGCTCAGCCAGAGGAGCCGGGCCGGCTGGACGGAGACTTCCTGGAAGCCGTGAAGAGACATATTCTGAACAGGTTACAGATGCGGGAAAGACCCAACATCACGCAGCCCATCCCGAAGGCGGCGATGGTGACCGCACTGAAGAAGCTGCACGCCGGCAAAGTGCGAGACGACGGCAGGGTGGAGATCCCCACCCTAGACGGACACGCCGCGTTTACTAACGAGGTCCCGGAGGAGACGTCAGAGATCATCAGCTTCGCGGAGTCAG ATGTCACGCAGTCCCCTCAGGCAGGCCTCTACTTCCTGATCTCCAACGAGGGCAACCAGAACCTGTACGTCACGCAAGCGAACCTCTGGCTGTACTTCAAGGTGCTTCCCTCCAGCCCGGAGAAGGGCCTGCGCAGGAAGGTGGCGGTGAAGGTGCACCGGCGTGAGCCGGGCGCTGCTGGCACGCGGACCCTGGTGGAGAAGCGCGTGGAGCTGAAGCGCAGCGGCTGGCACACCTTCCCGCTGACGGATTCCGTCCGCGAGGCCTTCAGTACGGGCGACCGGCGGCAGGACCTGGAGGTGCAGTGCGAGGCCTGCCAAGCCAGCGGCGTGCTGCCCGCGCTGGTGAACCCCAGCGACGAGTCGCACCGGCCCTTCCTGGTGGTGCAGGCGCGGCAGGCAGACGGCAAGCACCGGATCCGCAAGCGGGGGTTAGAATGCGACGGTAGCAGCAGCTTGTGCTGTCGCCAGCAGTTCTACATCGACTTCCGGCTCATCGGCTGGAACGACTGGATCATCGCCCCCTCTGGCTACTTCGGGAACTACTGTGAGGGAAACTGCCCCGCCTACATGGCGGGGGTGCCTGGCTCAGCATCCTCCTTCCACACGGCCGTGGTGAACCAGTACCGCATGCGGGGCATGAGCCCCGGCTCCATGAACTCGTGCTGCATCCCCACCAAGCTCAGCACTATGTCCATGCTGTACTTCGACGACGAGTACAATATCGTCAAGCGGGATGTGCCCAACATGATTGTGGAGGAGTGTGGCTGTGCCTGA